In one window of Deinococcus ruber DNA:
- a CDS encoding PQQ-dependent sugar dehydrogenase, translating into MNFHGRRRLGLVALSLTAALSACAVVTGPNTTSPDLGLTLPAGFHAAIYATGFKKPRLMALAPNGDVFVSDDSTGQVSVLLDRNHDGTLDAQQVFASGLNKPSSLVFHGGFLYVANTDAIVRFPYTPGDVQASAAPEKVVDLPGGGMHYSRTVVFGPDDRMYVAAGSTCNACEESDPKRAAVWVYDADGKNGRPFATGLRNAVGLEWYGDTLYATTNGRDFKGNDTPPESFFRLQDGQNYGWPYCYPVASNAAQQWDKDFGKKDQAYCNAAQPAFATTIAHAAPLGLAFYTGTSFPADYRNLMFVALHGSWNRLPPSGYKVITVNPQTGETRDFITGFLRGVTTSGRPVDLQVTSDGALLLSDDGNGLIYRISYAAP; encoded by the coding sequence ATGAACTTTCATGGTAGAAGGCGGCTCGGCCTGGTGGCGCTGAGTCTGACGGCGGCGCTCAGTGCGTGTGCGGTGGTCACTGGCCCCAACACCACCTCTCCCGACCTCGGTCTGACACTGCCTGCCGGATTTCACGCGGCCATCTACGCCACCGGCTTCAAAAAGCCCCGTCTGATGGCGCTCGCTCCAAACGGAGACGTGTTTGTCAGCGATGACAGTACCGGTCAGGTTTCGGTGCTTCTCGACCGGAATCACGACGGTACACTGGACGCTCAGCAGGTCTTTGCGTCTGGCCTCAACAAGCCGAGCAGCCTCGTCTTTCACGGCGGCTTTCTGTATGTGGCGAACACCGACGCCATCGTCCGGTTTCCCTACACCCCCGGAGACGTGCAGGCCAGCGCCGCGCCCGAAAAGGTCGTCGATCTTCCCGGCGGCGGCATGCACTATTCGCGCACGGTGGTGTTCGGGCCGGACGACAGGATGTATGTCGCGGCGGGCAGCACCTGCAACGCCTGCGAGGAAAGCGATCCGAAACGCGCCGCCGTCTGGGTTTACGATGCAGACGGTAAAAACGGGCGGCCCTTCGCCACTGGCCTCAGAAACGCCGTCGGTCTGGAGTGGTATGGCGATACCCTCTACGCCACCACCAATGGCCGAGATTTCAAGGGAAACGACACGCCTCCCGAGTCCTTTTTTCGGCTGCAAGATGGTCAGAATTACGGCTGGCCGTACTGTTACCCGGTTGCCAGCAACGCCGCCCAGCAGTGGGATAAGGACTTCGGGAAGAAAGATCAGGCGTACTGCAATGCCGCTCAGCCCGCCTTTGCCACCACCATTGCTCACGCAGCGCCCCTGGGGCTGGCATTTTATACCGGAACGTCGTTCCCTGCCGACTATCGCAACCTGATGTTTGTCGCCCTGCACGGCTCCTGGAATCGCCTGCCGCCGTCTGGATACAAAGTCATCACGGTGAATCCGCAGACGGGCGAAACCAGAGATTTCATCACGGGCTTTCTGCGGGGCGTCACCACGTCGGGGCGGCCAGTCGATCTTCAGGTCACCTCCGATGGCGCTCTGCTGCTCTCGGATGACGGCAATGGCCTGATCTACCGAATTTCGTATGCCGCGCCCTGA
- a CDS encoding sensor domain-containing diguanylate cyclase, whose translation MISAPLPDNEYARLLALARYEILDTQPEPAFDRLTRLASYLLGTPYAFVHLIDQHRVWSKSAVGFPTGSSERASAFCAWTILQDTPLVIENIQLDPRFADLPAVQGEPGLRTYAGAPLTTPSGHRIGTLCVMDTQLHPMHNADLQALQDLADTVVSELELRLNNHQLQREVGAQAQYAQELRRTLNQARVLEGVSSLMDLDLDPEYMTLSAAALLGESIASDYTGVAVFDGDEFKLEAAYVRPGVPPEFASLPPQLSHWSGGVTQTLRTASTPVYLDEYSSHSRALPAVIETGVRQVACVPLGTRGQTTSLLVTLRLQENPVTQWRGSDRALLEAAGRSIASALDRQVVTRAAVQQARQDPLTGLLNRRTFEDDLRAWNTRGQPFALAMLDLDGFKEVNDQEGHAQGDRVLRVFASTLSASLDDSAQLYRFGGDEFVVLLEHRDEEDVLETVDVAFLAARQVAALTGVSVGVAYSYEAAENALLELADARMYAVKQRRQALRNAAQQETTF comes from the coding sequence ATGATTAGTGCGCCGCTTCCCGATAACGAATACGCCCGGCTGCTGGCGCTGGCCCGCTACGAAATTCTCGACACCCAGCCAGAACCTGCCTTCGACCGCCTGACCCGGCTCGCCTCCTATCTGCTCGGCACGCCCTACGCCTTCGTTCATCTGATCGATCAGCACCGGGTCTGGAGCAAATCGGCGGTCGGATTTCCCACCGGGTCGTCTGAACGGGCGTCGGCTTTCTGCGCCTGGACGATTCTTCAGGACACCCCGCTGGTAATCGAGAATATCCAGCTCGATCCGCGCTTCGCCGACCTTCCGGCGGTGCAGGGCGAGCCGGGCCTGCGGACGTATGCCGGAGCGCCGCTGACCACGCCCTCGGGCCACCGCATCGGCACGCTCTGCGTGATGGACACCCAGCTTCACCCGATGCACAACGCCGATCTCCAGGCGCTGCAAGACCTGGCCGATACCGTGGTCAGCGAACTGGAACTGCGGCTGAACAACCACCAGCTTCAGCGCGAAGTGGGGGCACAGGCGCAGTATGCCCAGGAACTGCGCCGCACGCTCAATCAGGCGCGGGTGCTGGAAGGCGTTTCCAGCCTGATGGACCTGGATCTCGACCCGGAATACATGACGCTCTCGGCGGCAGCGCTGCTGGGCGAGAGTATCGCCAGCGACTACACCGGTGTGGCGGTCTTTGACGGTGACGAGTTCAAGCTCGAAGCGGCCTATGTGCGGCCCGGTGTGCCCCCGGAATTCGCGTCGCTGCCTCCGCAGTTGTCGCACTGGTCGGGAGGTGTTACCCAGACGCTGCGAACAGCGAGCACGCCCGTGTATCTGGACGAGTATTCGTCGCATTCCAGGGCGCTTCCGGCGGTGATCGAAACAGGGGTTCGGCAGGTCGCGTGTGTACCGCTGGGCACCCGTGGGCAGACCACCTCGCTGCTCGTGACCTTGCGACTCCAGGAAAATCCGGTGACGCAGTGGCGCGGCAGCGACCGGGCACTGCTGGAAGCGGCGGGGCGCAGCATCGCAAGTGCCCTTGACCGGCAGGTCGTGACGCGGGCGGCGGTACAGCAGGCGCGGCAGGACCCCCTGACCGGCCTCCTCAACCGCCGCACCTTCGAGGACGATCTGCGGGCCTGGAATACCCGTGGGCAGCCTTTTGCGCTGGCGATGCTCGATCTGGACGGCTTCAAAGAGGTCAACGATCAGGAAGGACACGCACAGGGCGACCGGGTGCTGCGGGTCTTCGCGAGTACCCTGAGCGCTTCACTGGACGACTCCGCGCAGCTCTACCGCTTCGGGGGAGACGAATTCGTGGTGCTTCTGGAGCACCGTGACGAAGAAGACGTGCTGGAAACCGTGGATGTGGCGTTTCTCGCCGCTCGTCAGGTGGCTGCCCTGACCGGGGTCAGTGTCGGAGTGGCGTACAGCTATGAGGCCGCCGAAAATGCCCTGCTGGAACTCGCAGACGCCCGCATGTACGCCGTCAAGCAGCGGCGGCAGGCCCTGCGGAACGCGGCACAGCAGGAAACGACGTTCTGA
- a CDS encoding FAD-dependent oxidoreductase produces the protein MITSDLLRTLALFSTLDDACLEEVAHSAADIRLNAGEYLLEEGDAAAFFVLVEGEIAVTKLVGGAAAHLDTYHPGDSFGEVPLLLGSVSTATLQALTPLRVLRLEALEFMSLLSRSDALAASVMKNMTRRVGNLRNAVLQTSQSVLLLIGEAADVECSGLREFLARNQVPYRWLQPEEEAHTALIAQHVSGQTLPVVVLPDGEILPQPSMRELAVRVGLSVTPQRPEYDVVILGGGPAGLAAAVYGASEGLCTLLVEKQAPGGQAGTSSRIENYLGFPTGVSGDDLSARALRQARRFGAEVITTRQATRLQPHPEHGGYCVTLDGGDQVQARSVVLATGVEWRTLPLPGASRLTGRGVWYGAARSEAAATRGKHVYLIGGGNSAGQAAMYFSSYAETVTLLIRADQIEKSMSQYLIEQLRGKQNVSVCLNCQVTELHGDTQLSAITVRDSRDGHERTLETDALFVFIGADARTDWLPDTVKRDEHGYLCTGLDLLAAGGWTPERDPFLLETSLPGVFAVGDVRRGSIKRVASGVGEGSMSIALIHQYLALRPPTA, from the coding sequence ATGATCACGTCTGATCTTCTGCGTACACTGGCCCTGTTTTCCACGCTGGACGATGCCTGTCTGGAGGAAGTCGCGCACTCGGCAGCCGATATCCGTCTGAATGCCGGTGAATACCTGCTCGAAGAGGGAGACGCGGCGGCTTTCTTCGTGCTGGTCGAAGGTGAAATCGCCGTGACCAAGCTGGTAGGGGGCGCTGCGGCGCATCTCGACACCTACCATCCGGGCGACTCGTTCGGCGAGGTGCCGCTGCTGCTCGGCTCGGTCTCCACGGCCACCTTGCAGGCGCTCACGCCGCTGCGGGTGCTGCGGCTGGAAGCGCTGGAGTTCATGTCGCTCCTGTCGCGCTCAGACGCTCTGGCCGCCAGCGTGATGAAAAACATGACCCGGCGGGTGGGCAATCTCCGCAACGCGGTCCTCCAGACGTCGCAGAGCGTGCTGCTGCTGATCGGTGAGGCTGCCGACGTGGAGTGTTCCGGGCTGCGTGAGTTTCTGGCCCGCAATCAGGTGCCTTACCGCTGGCTGCAACCCGAGGAAGAGGCCCATACCGCGCTGATTGCCCAGCACGTCAGCGGTCAGACGCTCCCGGTGGTGGTGCTGCCCGACGGCGAAATTCTGCCCCAGCCCAGCATGCGCGAACTGGCGGTGCGGGTGGGCCTGTCTGTTACTCCGCAGCGGCCCGAGTACGACGTGGTCATTCTGGGCGGTGGCCCGGCGGGGCTGGCGGCGGCGGTTTACGGCGCGTCGGAGGGCCTGTGCACACTGCTGGTGGAAAAGCAGGCACCCGGCGGGCAGGCCGGAACGAGCAGCCGAATCGAGAATTATCTGGGCTTTCCCACCGGGGTATCTGGCGACGACCTCAGTGCCCGTGCGCTGCGGCAGGCCAGACGCTTCGGGGCCGAAGTCATCACGACCCGGCAGGCAACGCGGCTGCAACCCCACCCCGAGCACGGCGGCTACTGCGTGACGCTGGACGGGGGCGACCAGGTGCAGGCCCGCAGCGTGGTGCTGGCGACCGGCGTGGAGTGGCGCACCCTGCCGCTGCCCGGTGCGTCTCGCCTGACCGGACGCGGGGTATGGTACGGCGCGGCGCGGAGTGAAGCAGCGGCCACCCGTGGAAAACACGTGTACCTGATCGGCGGCGGCAACTCGGCAGGGCAGGCGGCCATGTATTTTTCCAGCTATGCCGAAACGGTCACGCTGCTGATCCGTGCCGATCAGATCGAGAAGAGTATGTCGCAGTATCTGATAGAGCAGCTGCGCGGCAAACAGAATGTCTCGGTCTGCCTGAACTGCCAGGTGACGGAACTTCACGGCGACACCCAGCTGTCGGCCATCACGGTCAGGGACAGCCGCGACGGACACGAACGCACGCTCGAAACCGACGCCCTGTTCGTCTTTATCGGCGCAGATGCCCGCACCGACTGGCTGCCCGACACCGTGAAGCGCGATGAACACGGCTACCTGTGCACCGGCCTCGATCTGCTGGCTGCCGGGGGCTGGACACCCGAGCGCGATCCCTTCCTGCTGGAAACCAGTCTTCCCGGCGTGTTCGCGGTGGGCGACGTGCGGCGGGGTTCGATCAAGCGGGTCGCCTCCGGTGTGGGAGAAGGCAGCATGAGCATTGCGCTTATTCATCAGTATCTGGCCCTCAGGCCGCCCACAGCCTGA
- a CDS encoding glycosyltransferase gives MPSSVPPDSAPPFVFQDAGGRRWRSVRLLLLLVGGTVGLILALLGLSVILRPQLPALALVSSAPVQERHEFLTRVRQAAGLHTAGRVPLLPALRRSSGPAEVAGFYVNWDDNSFSSLKQHLSSLTELDPEWLHLTAAGLTPDDPLKTAALLDYLKRQHSALQVLPLVNNYDNGTQRWDSTTLSAVLGDSGRRATLETGLLAYARQVRGSGLMIDFEQVPPSVQQDFVTFLTALHARMVPLHLRLSVALPLDDDNYAYTQIAQAVDRVHLMAYDEHDDGGEAGPIASQGWLQRTLQMRLAQIPVSEVVLDVGNYGYDWRSGHTGGAADLSFQDAITLASSQQSSTAGGTGKLEDTVQLDPLSLNPTFSYQDAQHQAHTVWYLDAVSTFDSVQAARRLGVVKVALWRMGTEDPRVWQVLSTHALSNRDGLNAALAAQLRPLPYGYDLSYQGKGELLRVVSEPHDGLRDLEFGAGQSLITAEHLTRPASPFVIGRWGTQHPRDIALTFDDGPDPVWTPQVLDILKRAQAPATFFVVGLQAQQFPALLRREVQDGHEIGSHTYTHPNLSMVSHAQVGLELDATQRLIQSILGRGTLLFRPPFAEDVEPATPEQARVLQQASSLGYTTVGMGVDPEDWAKPGTQQIVKSVLAQVQASRGQVVLLHDAGGNRAQTVAALPLIIAELRAHGYHLVTVSQLAGLSSTQVMPPVLGLGAYLTRAGGWGFTLVSGFGLLIGTLFVLGILLSCLRLAFISVLGLAEALSRRGRDLPPLQIPLTVLVPAYNEARVINKTVQSLLTQGENVRVLVIDDGSRDDTAGVARAAFGEHPRVEIYSVPNGGKASALNHGLRLARTEVVVVIDADTVLEVGALAYLAAHFADARVAAVAGNAKVGNRVNLLTRWQALEYITAQNVERRAMALLNCVSVVPGAIGAWRAGVLLAVGGFATDTLAEDADLTLRVLRAGHKVTYEQRAIALTEAPDTVRGFLKQRFRWMYGILQATWKQRHAARQGHARLGLITVPNVLLFQVLLPLISAVLDSTMLVGLLWAGLQTRYHPDSPGMNGHLLLFYLLFIAIDLFAAVLAFSLEPGEHWSLLLWLPLQRFFYRQLLYLVAIRALLAALRGGSVGWGKLERRGTVKGPDTPPRLSGQ, from the coding sequence ATGCCGTCTTCCGTGCCGCCCGATTCCGCGCCGCCATTCGTTTTTCAGGATGCGGGAGGCCGACGCTGGCGCAGTGTCCGGCTGCTGCTGCTGCTGGTCGGCGGGACAGTGGGGCTGATTCTGGCGCTGCTGGGCCTGAGTGTGATTCTGCGGCCCCAGCTGCCAGCCCTGGCGCTGGTTTCGAGCGCCCCCGTGCAGGAGCGGCATGAATTTCTGACGCGGGTACGGCAGGCAGCCGGGCTGCACACAGCCGGACGGGTGCCCCTGCTTCCGGCACTGCGCCGCAGCAGCGGGCCAGCCGAGGTCGCGGGCTTCTACGTCAACTGGGACGACAACAGCTTTTCGTCGCTGAAACAACATCTGAGCAGCCTGACCGAACTCGACCCGGAATGGCTGCACCTGACGGCTGCGGGCCTGACGCCCGACGATCCGCTCAAAACCGCCGCCCTGCTCGATTATCTGAAACGGCAGCATTCGGCGCTTCAGGTATTGCCGCTGGTCAACAATTACGACAACGGCACTCAGCGCTGGGATAGCACCACCCTGAGTGCCGTCCTGGGCGACAGCGGGCGGCGGGCGACCCTGGAAACGGGGCTGCTGGCGTATGCGAGGCAGGTGCGCGGCAGCGGCCTGATGATCGACTTCGAGCAGGTGCCGCCCAGCGTCCAGCAAGACTTCGTGACGTTCCTGACCGCGCTGCACGCCCGCATGGTGCCGCTGCATCTGCGCCTGAGCGTGGCGCTTCCGCTCGACGACGACAATTACGCGTATACCCAGATCGCCCAGGCAGTCGACCGAGTTCACCTGATGGCCTACGACGAACACGACGACGGCGGCGAGGCCGGGCCGATAGCGTCGCAGGGCTGGCTGCAACGCACCCTCCAGATGCGCCTCGCGCAGATTCCGGTGAGCGAGGTGGTGCTGGATGTGGGCAACTACGGCTACGACTGGCGCAGCGGGCACACCGGGGGAGCTGCCGACCTGTCGTTTCAGGACGCCATCACCCTTGCCAGCAGCCAGCAGAGCAGCACAGCTGGCGGCACAGGCAAGTTAGAAGACACGGTACAGCTCGATCCGCTGAGCCTCAATCCGACCTTCAGCTATCAGGACGCTCAGCATCAGGCGCATACCGTGTGGTATCTCGACGCGGTCAGTACCTTCGATTCAGTGCAGGCGGCGCGGCGGCTGGGGGTCGTCAAGGTAGCGCTGTGGCGCATGGGTACCGAAGACCCGCGTGTGTGGCAGGTACTCAGCACACACGCTCTGTCGAACAGAGACGGTCTAAATGCAGCGCTGGCTGCCCAGCTACGCCCTCTGCCCTACGGCTACGACCTGAGTTACCAGGGCAAAGGCGAGCTGCTGCGGGTGGTTTCCGAGCCGCACGACGGTCTGCGGGATCTGGAGTTCGGCGCGGGGCAGTCGCTCATCACCGCCGAGCATCTGACGCGGCCTGCCAGCCCGTTCGTCATCGGGCGCTGGGGAACGCAGCATCCCCGCGACATCGCCCTGACCTTCGACGACGGCCCCGATCCCGTCTGGACGCCCCAGGTGCTCGACATCCTGAAACGCGCTCAGGCTCCCGCGACGTTCTTCGTGGTGGGTCTTCAGGCGCAGCAGTTTCCCGCCCTGCTTCGGCGCGAGGTGCAGGACGGCCACGAGATCGGCTCGCACACCTATACCCATCCGAATCTGAGCATGGTGTCGCACGCGCAGGTGGGTCTGGAACTCGATGCCACCCAGCGCCTGATTCAGAGCATCCTGGGACGCGGCACACTGCTGTTTCGCCCGCCATTTGCCGAAGACGTGGAACCGGCCACCCCAGAGCAGGCGCGGGTGCTTCAGCAGGCCAGCTCGCTCGGCTACACCACCGTCGGCATGGGCGTCGATCCCGAGGACTGGGCCAAACCCGGCACGCAGCAGATCGTGAAGAGTGTGCTGGCGCAGGTGCAGGCGAGTCGGGGTCAGGTGGTGCTGCTGCACGACGCGGGCGGTAACCGGGCGCAGACGGTGGCGGCCCTCCCGCTGATCATTGCCGAGCTTCGCGCCCACGGCTATCACCTGGTCACGGTGTCGCAGTTGGCGGGCCTGAGCAGCACCCAGGTGATGCCGCCGGTTCTTGGTCTGGGTGCCTACCTTACGCGGGCAGGCGGCTGGGGGTTCACGCTGGTGTCGGGCTTCGGGCTGCTGATCGGCACGCTGTTCGTGCTGGGAATTCTGCTGTCGTGCCTGCGGCTGGCATTCATCAGCGTGCTGGGGCTGGCCGAAGCCCTCTCGCGGCGAGGACGCGACCTGCCGCCCCTTCAGATACCGCTCACGGTGCTGGTGCCCGCCTACAACGAGGCCCGGGTCATCAACAAGACCGTTCAGAGCCTGCTGACCCAGGGCGAGAACGTGCGGGTGTTGGTGATCGACGACGGCAGCCGCGACGACACCGCTGGCGTGGCGCGGGCGGCCTTTGGCGAGCACCCCCGCGTCGAGATTTACAGCGTGCCCAACGGTGGCAAGGCCAGTGCGCTGAACCACGGGCTGCGGCTGGCCCGTACCGAGGTGGTGGTGGTGATCGACGCCGATACCGTGCTGGAGGTGGGCGCACTGGCGTATCTGGCGGCACACTTCGCGGATGCGCGGGTCGCGGCGGTGGCCGGAAACGCCAAGGTCGGCAACCGCGTCAACCTGCTGACCCGCTGGCAGGCGCTGGAATACATCACCGCGCAGAATGTCGAGCGCCGCGCGATGGCCCTGCTGAACTGCGTGTCGGTGGTGCCGGGGGCTATCGGGGCGTGGCGGGCGGGCGTGCTGCTGGCGGTGGGCGGCTTTGCCACCGATACCCTGGCCGAAGACGCCGATCTGACGCTGCGGGTGTTGCGGGCGGGTCACAAAGTCACTTATGAGCAGCGGGCCATCGCCCTGACCGAAGCACCCGACACGGTACGCGGCTTTCTGAAGCAGCGCTTCCGCTGGATGTACGGCATTCTTCAGGCCACCTGGAAGCAGCGTCACGCCGCCCGCCAGGGACACGCCCGCCTGGGCCTCATCACCGTGCCGAACGTGCTGCTGTTTCAGGTGCTGCTGCCGCTGATCAGTGCCGTGCTCGATAGCACCATGCTGGTGGGCCTGCTGTGGGCGGGCCTCCAGACGCGCTACCATCCAGATTCGCCGGGCATGAACGGACATCTGCTGCTGTTTTATCTGCTGTTTATCGCTATCGACCTGTTTGCGGCGGTGCTGGCCTTCTCGCTGGAACCGGGCGAACACTGGAGCCTGCTGCTATGGTTGCCGCTTCAGCGCTTCTTTTACCGTCAGTTGCTGTATCTGGTCGCCATCCGTGCGTTGCTGGCAGCCCTGCGCGGCGGCTCGGTGGGCTGGGGCAAACTGGAACGGCGCGGCACCGTCAAAGGCCCGGACACGCCCCCGCGCCTGTCTGGGCAGTAG